Within Bacillota bacterium, the genomic segment AAGAGGGAATTGGTCAGCACCTTCCCGTTCTGCATCACCACCACGTAGGGGAGCCCCCGTAAGGGCTCGACTAGATCCCCGGCAGCCTCATCCCAGCAAACTGCCTCCAGTCGGTTAGCCATGCTCTGCGCCGATTCCACCAAGAGCATCTCCGTGCCGTCGTGCAGCCGGTATGTGGCGGCGCCCAAGTCGGGGAACCCGGTAGGCTGGAAGCGAGTCCCTTGCGCCGGCCGCAGGTCGACTTCAATCAGCAGCCTGGGCTCGTCCCGCAGGCGATCCAGTTGTAACGGCTCCACCATTTTGCCAAACTGAATGGCCATAGGCGGTTCCCCCTCATTCACGCGTTTGGGTTCAAGCGGAAGGCTCCAGCTCCTGGGCCGCTCGGCGCAGAACCATGTCCGCCAAGCGCTGTGCTGCTCTTTCGGAAATCGGGATCAACAGCGCGGCTGCCGCGCGCCGGACCACCTCCGGCGGCTCGTGGACGACCTCCATCAAGGGTAGGAAGCCGCTTCCCCGCAACCTTCGGACGGCGAGGCGAGTAGCCCCCGAGGCATCGCCTGCCATCGCCCTGGCGAGGATTGATCCATCCCACGGAACGGCAACGTCCTGAAGCGGATGCGGTAGGTGCACCAGCTTGAGGAGCCCGTAGATCGCTGGCGGCATCGGCTCTTCAGAACTGGCGCGCGGTTCGACACCCCTGGACCAGTCCAACAGGCACAACCCTCGTAGCAAGGCTTCCAGACGCCAGTCGTCCACCTCCCCTCGGACAAATGCCGCCACGTCGCCCAGCCCGGCCGTGCACCGCCCTTGCAAAGGCAGACCGACCGCCCCTTCTCGTATAGCGTCCACACACCGCCGGTAAAGGACGTTCGAGAGGTTTCGGACCAGGTCGCCCTTCTGCCACACGACGCGGGGATGCTTGTCCATGTCGAGCCACGCCACCCGCCGCCCCATCTGGACGGGCTCCAAATTCTCCCGGATGCCTGCCGACCCCAGCGCCGCCGCCACGCGGAATTCCGCGGACCCATCGTCGCAGGCCTCCAGCCAGGGCGGAGAGAGCAAAGGCACTGGGTCAACGGAGTACTGCTTTCTGAACTTGGGTGACGCGGCCAGCGTCGCTTCCGCCTCGCCCAGGGCCATGACGATCTCGGCGAAGCGCCGCCGCCCGCCCTCGCGACAATAGTCCATGATGGCCCGCTCGATGGCCCGCAGAACCACCCCCATCCGTGCCGGCGCTTGGTCGCTAACGGCCGCGGCACGAAACCGGTCGAGCCACCCGTCCAGTTCCGCCAGCAGGTCCACGTCCGGACGAGGGGTCACGGGCCATCGCCCCAGTGGTGTCGCCAAGTAGGCCAGCCCGTTCCGCACCTGAAACCCATACCTTTGAAAGCTGGCGATCCCGCGATCCACCCCCAGGCTGGCCACGGCCCTGGCGAAATCCACCCCGCCGACGGCCATCCGGCGGCCTACCTGG encodes:
- the cas7u gene encoding type I-U CRISPR-associated RAMP protein Csb1/Cas7u, with the protein product MAIQFGKMVEPLQLDRLRDEPRLLIEVDLRPAQGTRFQPTGFPDLGAATYRLHDGTEMLLVESAQSMANRLEAVCWDEAAGDLVEPLRGLPYVVVMQNGKVLTNSLLEAHRLNSPYILEGEDKTFFTQLQSELGAMEKGPVDVRLLAR
- the csx17 gene encoding type I-U CRISPR-associated protein Csx17; this translates as MHEVPLPGCRPEPLAHYLKGLAVLRLVGEQADAGCRGWWKDDIFWLRSALDREGLLGFFLQAYRPTPVVAPWNGGSGFFPKDRQEGIRPLRMSPAGRFQVYRQTIEAGHRVLNSLGISEKPDENAKLRVLLTARNLLSEEALAWMDAAVVLTDDGAKYPPLLGTGGNDGRLDFTNNFMQRLVDLFDTKTGEPRPAAEGWLRGCLFAEPVAGLQRDKKIGQFYPGAAGGANATTGFSGESLINPWDFVLMIEGALLFASAVTRRLGSGQPGVASCPFTVRAAGVGYGSAHGSDESRRGETWLPLWSNPASLDEVAALFSEGRAQVGRRMAVGGVDFARAVASLGVDRGIASFQRYGFQVRNGLAYLATPLGRWPVTPRPDVDLLAELDGWLDRFRAAAVSDQAPARMGVVLRAIERAIMDYCREGGRRRFAEIVMALGEAEATLAASPKFRKQYSVDPVPLLSPPWLEACDDGSAEFRVAAALGSAGIRENLEPVQMGRRVAWLDMDKHPRVVWQKGDLVRNLSNVLYRRCVDAIREGAVGLPLQGRCTAGLGDVAAFVRGEVDDWRLEALLRGLCLLDWSRGVEPRASSEEPMPPAIYGLLKLVHLPHPLQDVAVPWDGSILARAMAGDASGATRLAVRRLRGSGFLPLMEVVHEPPEVVRRAAAALLIPISERAAQRLADMVLRRAAQELEPSA